A window of the Cystobacter fuscus genome harbors these coding sequences:
- a CDS encoding ATP-binding cassette domain-containing protein, with translation MSSVRAHRVSFAFSDAVSLFSDVEFHLPSGWTGLVGANGAGKSTLLRLLSGELTPTDGHLQFEPPSALIQLCPQQVEALTPDITALAEAADSRARRLIGQLALDPWSLERWATLSPGERKRWQIGAALAREPDVLLLDEPTNHLDAEARKWLLAALRRFRGVGVLVSHDREVLEELTTSTLRVHAGTVRLWPGAYPAAREAWEAELEARRTTRQHAQEEHRRLQQRLVQTRREQESASAARNAGSRMRNKYDSDARTLGAKNLANWADERLGRRVTTTRREVERAASAVESIEVEKTLGRSVFVDYVRPPHPLLFSLDLPGLRAGDVELFGPLRLDISREARIRIEGPNGVGKSTLLRALLEHARVPRERVLYLPQDVSAEEAREALDAVRELPPDEKGRVLSLIAALGVDPEHLLASEQPSPGETRKLLIARGLGQHAWALVLDEPSNHLDLPSLERLEEALHGYPGALVLVSHDAHFARRCTKECWRVGGGGVEVSSE, from the coding sequence GTGTCATCCGTCCGCGCTCACCGCGTTTCCTTCGCCTTCTCCGACGCCGTCTCCCTGTTCTCCGACGTGGAGTTCCACCTGCCCTCCGGCTGGACGGGCCTCGTTGGCGCCAATGGCGCCGGCAAGTCCACCCTGCTCCGCCTGCTCTCCGGGGAGCTGACGCCCACCGACGGCCATCTCCAGTTCGAGCCCCCCTCGGCGCTCATCCAGCTCTGTCCCCAACAGGTCGAGGCGCTCACTCCCGACATCACCGCGCTCGCGGAGGCCGCGGACTCGCGGGCCCGGCGGCTCATCGGGCAGCTCGCCCTGGATCCCTGGTCGCTCGAGCGGTGGGCCACGCTGTCCCCGGGTGAGCGCAAGCGCTGGCAGATCGGCGCCGCCCTGGCGCGCGAGCCCGACGTGCTGCTGCTCGACGAGCCCACCAACCACCTCGATGCCGAGGCCCGGAAGTGGCTGCTGGCCGCGTTGCGCCGCTTCCGGGGCGTGGGCGTGCTCGTCTCCCATGATCGCGAGGTGCTCGAGGAGCTCACCACCTCCACGTTGCGCGTGCACGCGGGGACGGTGCGGCTGTGGCCGGGCGCCTATCCCGCCGCACGGGAGGCCTGGGAGGCGGAGCTGGAGGCGCGCCGCACCACGCGCCAACACGCCCAGGAGGAGCATCGTCGGCTCCAGCAGCGGCTCGTCCAGACGCGCCGGGAGCAGGAGTCCGCCTCCGCCGCGCGCAACGCGGGCAGCCGCATGCGGAACAAGTACGACAGCGACGCGCGCACCCTGGGGGCCAAGAACCTCGCGAACTGGGCGGATGAGCGGCTCGGCCGGCGAGTGACGACCACCCGCCGCGAGGTCGAGCGCGCCGCCTCCGCCGTCGAGTCGATCGAGGTGGAGAAGACGCTCGGCCGTTCCGTTTTCGTGGACTACGTCCGCCCGCCCCACCCGCTCCTGTTCAGCCTCGACCTGCCCGGCCTGCGCGCGGGAGACGTCGAGCTGTTCGGTCCGCTGCGGCTCGACATCTCCCGCGAGGCGCGCATCCGCATCGAGGGTCCCAACGGCGTGGGCAAGAGCACCCTGCTGAGGGCCCTGCTCGAGCATGCCCGCGTGCCGCGCGAGCGCGTGCTGTACCTGCCCCAGGACGTGAGCGCGGAGGAGGCCCGGGAGGCGCTCGACGCGGTGCGCGAGTTGCCCCCCGACGAGAAGGGCCGCGTGCTGTCACTCATCGCCGCGCTCGGGGTGGATCCCGAGCACCTGCTCGCCTCGGAACAGCCGTCGCCGGGGGAGACGCGCAAGCTGCTCATCGCCCGGGGCCTGGGCCAACATGCCTGGGCGCTCGTGCTCGACGAGCCTTCCAACCACCTGGATCTGCCCTCGCTGGAACGACTGGAGGAAGCCCTCCACGGCTACCCTGGCGCCCTGGTGCTGGTCTCTCATGACGCGCACTTCGCTCGGAGGTGCACCAAGGAATGCTGGCGGGTGGGCGGAGGCGGCGTGGAGGTGAGCTCGGAGTAA
- a CDS encoding GAF domain-containing sensor histidine kinase, protein MDLRARAERAGATMEDVLSLLEAAQLLARLREFREVAQRTCSVAKRLAAADGATFVLSEGENVYYAEEESPSCLWRGRRFPASACISGWAIHHHQPVAIQDIYADSRIPHAAYRPTFVKSLAILPLGRESPVGSLGVYWAHEHAATEREMFLLDVLAEAASAALSHAECWQRVVQLQSREAPPSETPGSGEDPMLTRLMPILAHDLKNPLGAISLAAQSLLRRDGLEEREHTNVRRILSSVTRARYLVDEVLEYTRLRQMGGLRLDIVSTRMDELARTVVDETRSAFPQRRIELISEQTSGMWDPHRLAEALTNLVGNAVQYGHPETPVTLRVGARQSESYVEVHNDGPPIPEELLPFIFEPFRRGRGDGRNSVGLGLFIVDQIIRAHGGRIQVCSQHGLGTTFTLCLPMQQMQPIPMCSELA, encoded by the coding sequence ATGGATTTGAGAGCTCGAGCCGAGCGGGCGGGCGCCACGATGGAGGACGTCCTCTCGCTCCTGGAGGCAGCCCAGTTGCTCGCCAGGCTCCGGGAGTTTCGTGAAGTCGCCCAGCGCACATGCTCGGTGGCGAAACGACTCGCGGCGGCCGACGGCGCGACCTTCGTGCTGAGCGAGGGCGAGAACGTCTACTACGCCGAGGAGGAGTCTCCCTCCTGTCTCTGGCGGGGACGCCGCTTTCCGGCCTCGGCGTGCATCTCCGGATGGGCGATCCACCACCATCAGCCCGTGGCGATCCAGGACATCTACGCCGACTCTCGCATTCCCCACGCGGCCTACCGTCCCACCTTCGTCAAAAGCCTCGCCATCCTGCCCCTGGGCCGCGAGTCGCCCGTCGGCTCGCTGGGCGTCTACTGGGCGCACGAGCACGCGGCGACCGAGCGGGAGATGTTCCTGCTGGACGTGCTGGCCGAAGCCGCTTCCGCCGCTCTCTCCCACGCCGAGTGCTGGCAACGAGTGGTGCAACTCCAGTCCCGAGAGGCCCCTCCGTCGGAGACGCCCGGTAGCGGTGAGGACCCCATGCTCACACGGCTCATGCCCATTCTCGCGCATGACCTGAAGAACCCACTGGGGGCCATCTCCCTGGCGGCCCAGTCGCTGCTGCGGCGAGACGGACTCGAGGAGCGGGAACACACCAACGTGCGGCGAATCCTCTCCAGCGTGACACGCGCGCGCTACCTGGTGGACGAGGTGCTCGAGTATACCCGCCTCCGGCAGATGGGAGGACTGCGGCTGGACATTGTCTCCACGCGGATGGATGAACTCGCCCGCACGGTCGTCGATGAAACGAGGAGCGCCTTTCCCCAGCGGCGGATCGAACTCATCTCCGAGCAGACGAGCGGCATGTGGGATCCGCACCGGCTGGCGGAGGCACTGACCAACCTCGTCGGCAACGCGGTCCAGTATGGCCACCCGGAGACGCCCGTCACGCTCCGGGTCGGGGCCCGGCAGAGCGAGTCCTACGTCGAGGTCCACAACGACGGCCCGCCCATTCCCGAGGAACTGCTCCCCTTCATCTTCGAGCCGTTCCGCCGGGGACGTGGCGATGGACGCAACTCGGTGGGGCTGGGGCTCTTCATCGTGGACCAGATCATCCGGGCGCACGGCGGGCGCATCCAGGTCTGCTCCCAGCATGGCCTGGGCACCACCTTCACCCTCTGTCTGCCCATGCAACAGATGCAGCCCATCCCCATGTGCTCCGAACTCGCCTAG
- a CDS encoding ATP-binding protein, with product MRSVEGVQDGWVARVLGLAHLESPEGKQVRLERRAAAMLAYLGLEGPSPKFTVASLLWPDSPPTTIRANMRQLLRRLRLLCDGVELVEATSERLATVPGLWLDVAQLKAAAEAHAHSRVLEIARSTGSGALLSGLELEDCDELSRWLDGARTAVEGWVRAARQQGVTQAMAGGDWNTASALVHAWLQHEPESEQAGRHLIQLHYLQGDRDAALAAFERLRATLSRELDVDPMPETLALVRQIEKGTGVRPPPQAAQGAPLPLSVRRPPVLAGREVAWRELEEGFASSQLVFISGEPGVGKSRLVEEFAASKGRWVKLEGRFGDQAIPFASQARAFRVHMAHRPEVILPGWVRTELSRILPELGGERPPPLASEADELRFYDANVEAMRLLMADYRVVITDDVQYWDSASSKVFTYAFERLLDSSTDAAHAPRFIDCYRRGELPPYSENSVRQLVDTGRARLVELGPLSEEQVHQLLAGLELPGAEAHADALARYTGGNPLYILETLKHLIETDGLRKDWPHRLPPPGRVGPLLQRRLERLSPRALQSAQLAALAGPFFRTSLVSEVLELSATERLAALAELEAAQVLVGERFSHDLVEEAIRASVSPIAARELHARLAAVLERSQAPAQILSHHWREAGELERARSIQPRPL from the coding sequence ATGAGGAGCGTCGAAGGGGTCCAGGACGGATGGGTGGCTCGGGTGCTGGGACTGGCGCACCTGGAGAGCCCCGAAGGCAAACAGGTGCGGCTCGAGCGGCGGGCCGCGGCGATGCTGGCATATCTGGGACTGGAGGGGCCCTCGCCGAAGTTCACCGTCGCGAGCCTGCTGTGGCCCGACTCGCCGCCCACCACCATTCGCGCCAACATGCGCCAGTTGCTGCGCCGCCTGCGCCTGCTGTGCGACGGCGTGGAGCTGGTGGAGGCCACCTCCGAGCGTCTGGCGACCGTCCCGGGTCTCTGGCTGGACGTCGCCCAGCTCAAGGCGGCGGCCGAGGCCCACGCCCACTCCCGGGTGCTCGAGATCGCGCGGTCCACGGGGAGCGGTGCGCTGCTCTCCGGTCTGGAGTTGGAGGACTGCGACGAGCTGTCACGCTGGCTGGACGGCGCGCGCACCGCCGTGGAGGGCTGGGTGCGCGCCGCGCGCCAGCAGGGCGTCACCCAGGCCATGGCCGGGGGGGACTGGAACACCGCGTCCGCGCTGGTGCACGCCTGGCTGCAACACGAGCCCGAGTCCGAGCAGGCCGGCCGCCACCTCATCCAGTTGCACTACCTCCAGGGAGACCGTGACGCCGCCCTGGCCGCCTTCGAGCGGCTGCGCGCGACCCTCTCCCGCGAGCTGGATGTGGACCCCATGCCCGAGACGCTCGCCCTGGTGCGGCAGATCGAGAAGGGCACCGGGGTGAGGCCCCCGCCCCAGGCCGCGCAGGGTGCTCCCCTGCCCCTCTCCGTGCGGCGCCCACCCGTGCTCGCCGGCCGGGAGGTCGCATGGCGCGAGCTCGAGGAGGGCTTCGCCTCCAGCCAGTTGGTGTTCATCAGCGGTGAGCCCGGGGTGGGCAAGTCCCGTCTCGTCGAGGAGTTCGCGGCCAGCAAGGGACGGTGGGTGAAGCTCGAGGGGCGCTTCGGGGATCAGGCCATTCCCTTCGCCTCGCAGGCCCGCGCCTTCCGGGTCCATATGGCCCACCGGCCCGAGGTGATCCTCCCGGGTTGGGTCCGCACGGAGCTGTCCCGCATCCTTCCCGAGCTGGGGGGAGAGCGGCCACCACCACTGGCCTCGGAGGCCGACGAGCTGCGCTTCTACGACGCGAACGTGGAGGCCATGCGGCTGTTGATGGCGGACTACCGCGTCGTCATCACGGATGACGTGCAGTACTGGGACAGTGCCAGCTCCAAGGTGTTCACCTACGCGTTCGAGCGCCTCCTGGATTCGAGCACGGACGCGGCCCACGCGCCCCGCTTCATCGACTGCTACCGCCGCGGCGAACTCCCGCCCTACTCCGAGAACAGCGTGCGGCAGTTGGTGGACACGGGACGCGCGCGCCTCGTCGAGCTCGGTCCGCTCTCCGAGGAACAGGTCCACCAGCTCCTCGCGGGCCTGGAGCTGCCCGGTGCCGAGGCGCACGCCGATGCCCTCGCCCGCTACACCGGAGGCAATCCCCTCTACATCCTCGAGACGCTCAAGCACCTCATCGAGACGGATGGCCTGCGCAAGGACTGGCCGCACCGCCTTCCCCCGCCGGGACGGGTGGGCCCCCTGCTCCAGCGCCGCCTGGAGCGGCTCTCGCCCCGAGCCCTCCAGAGCGCCCAGCTCGCCGCCCTGGCGGGCCCCTTCTTCCGCACCTCCCTCGTGTCCGAGGTGCTCGAGCTGTCCGCCACCGAGCGTCTCGCGGCGCTCGCCGAACTCGAGGCCGCCCAGGTCCTGGTGGGCGAGCGCTTCAGCCATGATCTGGTGGAAGAGGCGATCCGGGCCAGCGTGTCTCCCATCGCCGCCCGGGAGCTGCATGCGCGGCTCGCCGCCGTCCTCGAGCGCTCCCAGGCTCCCGCCCAGATCCTCTCCCATCACTGGAGGGAGGCGGGTGAGCTGGAGCGCGCGCGGAGCATCCAGCCCCGGCCGTTGTGA